In Zingiber officinale cultivar Zhangliang chromosome 3A, Zo_v1.1, whole genome shotgun sequence, the DNA window TGGCGATGAGCTGGATGCACCAGCTGGACTCGACGGGGAAGCCGTGGACGATGGTGACGATGGCGACCGACAACGCCTCCCACCACAGGGTGAACAGCGCGGCAACCCCAACGATTGACAAAGTAGGAGCCATACTCAGGAGATGTTGTGTCCACGGTCGTAGAAtttgtttggggggggggggtgaggGAGTCGAAGGAGCTCTCCTCATCGGCCTCCGCCGCTGTGTTCATGCATCATCTTCTCCACCCCATCGATGACGTCAAGTTATCCTTCTActtttcctttcttctcttcctctgctTCCCTATTTCCCACTCCTTTCCTAATCTATTCTTGAATCAGAATTTTTACTAATAGATAGGATCCCATAGACTTTATCCTGTttcaaattattaaaaatatatttcttcaagaattattatttttcaatattATTATTCTTCTTAATTATGTTTCAAATATTTAACATTTTTATTCTTAAATCGaacaattttctattttttttctaggCGTTAACGTGACCTTATATTTAATACAAAGGGATGGTTTTTGAATGCCTAGTCACTTGAGGATCATCTTGGCCGTTGGATTGTCTCTGCCAGCGTGATCCGACCGTCACAGGGCGAAGCAGGAGGGCCGAGAACTGGCCCGAGGTGTTCTCGCGCCCTCCCATGGCGCCCGCCCTCCATGGACTTCCGCTCCCTTGTCTTATTGCTTCGcctttctctcctctctctctctctctctctctctctcactctctcgCTCTCCCTTCCACTTCCATGGCAATGACCTCGCCGGTGAAGCCCGAGAGCCACAGCCCAATCGAggcggaggagaaggaagaagcggCTAAGCATGAAACAGGGGaggaaggggaggaagaagaagacgacgacgaAGAAGATGACGAATGCTTCTTCGAGTCGTTCGACCGCGTCCCCTCGAAGGTCTCCTTTTGTGTCGATCTCCCCTCCGACTCCGACGACGACGAGTTCGACGACGTCCGCATGTCCTTCTCCTCAGCCGTCTGCCCTACCGCCGACTTGCGGTGCGCCACCTTCTCACGCGAGGAGTTCCTCGCCGAGCACCGAGACGACCACGACGTAGGAGGTGAACGGAAGAAACCCGCTGATGGTGGCTTCGATTATGACGTGTGGATGGACGAGCAGATGCCGATCAAGGAGCGCCGCCGGCGCCTCCTCCAGGGTATCGGTTTAGCTAGCAACAAGAATTTGGCCGCAGCCACCCTGCGCCTCCGTGGCAGCATGCGTGGCAGCATGCGTGGCAGCATTCGGAAGCCCGCCGTAGATGCACCTGCCGCGCCGCTGCCTCCCTTGCCGCAGTCTCCTCAGGAAGCCACGCCACCGGCGCCCTCGCCTGCACCGTGTTCTGCGACGGAACAACCAGCCCTGACTAGATGTAGGTCCGACACGGCGCTGGCAGTGGCTGAGACACGGCCTACCCTGTTTCGCACTGCGTCCGCGCCTGCGGCGCTTTGCATCCTGCGGGACACAACCGAAGGGGAGGACGGCGGAGGAGGCACCGTCGCCGATGAGAACAAGAACATGGATGATGGAAAGGAGATTGCAGATGTGAGCAAGGACGAGGCGAAGGGACGATTGAATCTGCCGGTGAGCATGGAGGAATTCGAGCGCTTCTTTGGCCACTCGCCGATCGTCAAGGAGCTCATGCGGCGGGTGAAGCTCGGCGGCGGCGAGAAGAACAGCAATAAGGCCGTCGCCGGAGGCAACAAGCCCCCAAAATCAGGGAAAGGGAAGAAAGGCGGCGGCTGGCTCAAGAACATCAAGTTCGTCGCCAGCACGGTCGGTCTCATCTCTGAAAAAGAGAAAGGCGGCACCGCCTCGACCAAGTCTGCCTCCTCCGCCACCTCGGCCACCTTGGCCACCTCCACCGGCGAGAACCCCTCCTCTTCGGAGCTGATGAAGGTCGGAAAGTACGGCAAGTCAAACAAGGAGCTCACCGGTCTCTACATGAGCCAGGAGATCCAGGCGCACCAGGGCTCGATATGGACCATCAAATTCAGCTGGGATGGCCACTACCTCGCCAGCGCCGGCGAGGACACAGTGGTGCAGGTCTGGCAGGTCCAGGAATGCGACATCTTCTCGTCGCCTCTCCGGCGGCAAGAATCCCGCAACCAACGCTCGTCCCCCGCGCTAGGCCGACCACCATCGACGAAGAAGACCAAAAGGACCAAGAGCGCGAAGAGGACGCTCCCCGACTACATCGTCTTACCGGAGGTCATCTTCTCCCTCTCCGACAAGCCGTTCTGCTCCTTCGAAGGTCACAAAGAAGACGTCCTCGATCTCTGCTGGTCCAAATCTCAGGTCCATACACACAAACTCCCCAATCTTTTCATTCCGGTTCTCAATCCGCGTCAAGATCTCAGATCGCTCCTGCATTTCCAGCATCTGTTATCGTCGTCGATGGACAAATCAGTGAGATTATGGGACATCGAAACCAAAACCTGCCTCAAACTCTTCGCACACAACGATTACGGTAAGGCGACGAAACAAAACAGAGTTCTTGTTGATCGCCGGC includes these proteins:
- the LOC122050742 gene encoding WD repeat-containing protein 44-like — translated: MAMTSPVKPESHSPIEAEEKEEAAKHETGEEGEEEEDDDEEDDECFFESFDRVPSKVSFCVDLPSDSDDDEFDDVRMSFSSAVCPTADLRCATFSREEFLAEHRDDHDVGGERKKPADGGFDYDVWMDEQMPIKERRRRLLQGIGLASNKNLAAATLRLRGSMRGSMRGSIRKPAVDAPAAPLPPLPQSPQEATPPAPSPAPCSATEQPALTRCRSDTALAVAETRPTLFRTASAPAALCILRDTTEGEDGGGGTVADENKNMDDGKEIADVSKDEAKGRLNLPVSMEEFERFFGHSPIVKELMRRVKLGGGEKNSNKAVAGGNKPPKSGKGKKGGGWLKNIKFVASTVGLISEKEKGGTASTKSASSATSATLATSTGENPSSSELMKVGKYGKSNKELTGLYMSQEIQAHQGSIWTIKFSWDGHYLASAGEDTVVQVWQVQECDIFSSPLRRQESRNQRSSPALGRPPSTKKTKRTKSAKRTLPDYIVLPEVIFSLSDKPFCSFEGHKEDVLDLCWSKSQHLLSSSMDKSVRLWDIETKTCLKLFAHNDYVTCIQFNPVDDGYFISGSLDAKVRVWSVPERQVVDWTDLHEMVTAACYTPDGQGALIGSHKGNCKIYKITDRKLSQEGQIEIKNKKKKKQAPKITGFQFAPDNPSEAMITSADSQVRVFEDQKRIHKFRGFRNTSSQISAWYTVDGRYVVCASEDSHVYVWKREAAAAAAKGKSTTRSHEHFFCKDVSVAVPWPSAGSTCAPLSQMPSADEQPPLAATDSQRLTASSLDQDPFPSGRSSSSLPPIPKKSHSEQELSSLDEAGPGGAGGSLSPSAVDGGSASAPEDNSVSTHLSESVAASSAPSKAKGSAGGEQTNAWGLVVVTAGLGGEIRVFQNFGLPVRIK